In Sciurus carolinensis chromosome 4, mSciCar1.2, whole genome shotgun sequence, the sequence tgagataaggttttTAAAGGGACAGATAACAAAATGAGTTCTTTTAGGTGGGCCAAATATGGTGATATGACTGATGATCTCATTTAGAGATATAATTTCAATACAGACTTGAGAGTGCACAGAGGGTAAACCATGAATAGACCCAGTGAGAAGGCAACCTTCTGAAAGTCAAGGTGAGAGGCcccagaagaaaccaaccctacACACAACTTGCTCATGGACTTCCAGCTTCCCAAATTACTAAGAagcccagtctgtggcatttgaTACAGCAACCCTAGCAAAGTAATACACCAAATTTTACCAACTGATAACTttgatttatctattttaaaaaaattggactgtatataatatataacatcaGGTTAAATTGTCaatgttttctttcaggaaaatgtcataaatatgaGATTTTTAGTTAGAAAGTTTATGTCatacttttttacattttcaattatTATTGGTTATATTACTGTTCTCAAGTATCTTTATCTCAAATTTGATGTAAATACAATGATCAAAGAAGTTTCTCTAAAGCTTCTCATAACTTCATTGTCTTATACATAATATAATGTCTGACATGTTATTGTACTGCTGCAGAACAAGTACCCATCACAAAGTAGGTGCTCAGAAAATGTTAGCTATCCTCTGTGGGGAGCACTGTCCTTCTAAGTACTTTCTCCAGTCTAAGGTTGGggaaatgtttaaatgtttacaaaacaaaaatggaatttaagAGTATAATTGGTTCTCCAGgctaaagaatataaaataaaagtaaatggaataaatattaaataaaagtaaataggaaaacacatttaaaccctgcccccccccaaaaaaaaagcaaaaggcaaAGTCCAAAGTggaaagagataaaaatcaaactaCTTAGGCTTCCATCTAGTTCAGGACAAAAAGAACACTGCGACACAACTCAACATTTAGACGTGAAATCGGTATTTTAAAGCCCAGCAATGTATCTGCAGTTTCTCTTTGGCGTCTACTTGTTGAGGGACTATTGGGGATGCTGTGGAGGACACTATAGAGGTAGCTGCCCATAAACTCAGAATTCTTACCAAGtgtaactcaattaataaatgctATTAAAGCTTACCATTCTTTGTATACACTCCCATCTGCCCATTTccaggttttgttttcattgagtTTGTTCAGTCCTATCCAATATGTAGAAGGGTGCTTCAGCTGTTGCATCAAATATTCCTGTTACAAAATACAGAGCGCCATAATGGATATCTCCTAGTTTTCTTATTCTTACTGTGTAAAATACTGTTGTCTTTGTCTGAGTCCAACAGACTCTCTCCATATCCTTATCAGGGTTACTGCAACTGCCTGATGACATAATTCTCTGCCTTTGTATTTGCTACTCAGTAGCCAGTCTCATCATAGCAAAGAAAATAGTTCTTCTAAAATTGAAATCAGAGCACATTATACTTTTGCTCATAATTTGGAACATTTTCCTATTTTACTTGGAGCAAAAATAGTAGTCTTTACAGTGGGTCACAAGATCCTACTGATCCACATTCTTACTCCCTCCCTATTTTTAGACATACTGACTGGCTGCCACCATTCTGTTCCTTTAATATTCTGGGCATGCATCTACCTAAAGACCTATGCTccagttattttcttttgctggAGATCTTATCCCCCAGATACTCCCTTAACTAATTTATCTGCTTTACATATTGACTCTGTCTCATCTCAATGAGCTCTGATCTTGCCTTCAATCTACCCAATTAGCCAACTAATCATACCAGTTATTTGTATACTTTCTGCATGAAACTTACTAACTTCCAATATActgtataatttaaatttttgccatgatttttttttcatttcttatctcTTCCTCTGTAATGTAAGTTCCACAAGGGGCAAAGATCTTTGACTGACTTTATGGACCAACATATCACATCATACATGTATGCCTGCTATATAATAGCTACTCAATACATTCAATCACATTAATCTTGCAAAGGAGAAGTCTAACCATTTCTTTCGGAAAGTTGAACTTAGCCAGAGTTGAGTAATGCATTTTGCAGCTTTCCTGGCCACTGATCCAAGTAGTTTCGTATTCAGATAACAGGAAGCAATGTTTATGGATTAGGTTCCAGCCTTGTGGACATTTACTTAAATCCCGTAAGCATGTCTTATCTTTAAAGATTCTTTTAATTCCaactaaaattaacaataaaaaaaaatgaagaaagtgtaAGAGGAAAAAATTTGATCTTTGGTGTAAAAGATTCTTATATATTTCAgactgataaaatatattttactttcacaTTCAGATTGGAAGATTTAACTTTAAACATTCACTCAGATTGATGTCTGAGTTGGGTACTGAGAACAATTAAACATCAAGAACAGAGTGTGAAAGAAATTAGCACTGGCAAATGAATAGCTATGCGTAACTTATAACAGCAATAACAAACAACATCCAGAAActttcccttccatttttttttttttatattactgGGATTtcccttattcattcatttcctttcttaaattttactgTGCTGCCTGGAACAAGTTTTACTATAAATAAGTTTCTCTACATTTATAACCTCAAAGAGCTTGTTTTCTATCATTGATTTAACTGAGACTCAATTGTCTTTCAAAGACAGCATTTTTTCGGAAGTTGAAactgtttctttgtcttttgtccTAAAACAAAATGCATTAGATGGAAAAAATGTGCTgaaattttattgactttttaccACTTGTTTTTACTCTTTACTGTAACAGACAGATGAAGTTACTTAAGATAAAACTCAGAGAAACAAGGTTTAAAACATCTCTTACCCAcagctgaaaaaagaaaaataactgactcATACTTAAACCTATGAATAGAAGGACCCTCAAATGGAAGGATCAACTAGCAGTGCAGTTCTACTTCTGGAGACCTGCTATGACAGTCAAGTGAAAATATTGAGGTCATCGAAATTAATTGAAAGtactcaattaaaaattatttttaaataccaagTTTAAATTGACAACAAGTACATAGTAATCATGTATTTGATACAAAATCTGGGTCATCAGAAAGCCAGTCGtctcattcattcactaattTATTCAACCTTTCATTTATACTTTCAACAAATACCAGTTGAGAATTCACAATACTACAGACACTTTTAGCTCTAAGAATACAATGACACACATAACATTAGAACATCCTAGTTCTTATAAAACTGACATGTCTGAAATTATATACCTTGTCATAAAATAGATCAGAGTGAAGGGGATCAGGATTATTGGTGGAAGTAGTTACAATTTCAGTGCAGATATCAGGGTAGGGCTAGATGGGAAGGTGATGAGTAGTAAAGGCTTGAAGGAGCTAGGCTAGGGAAGCAAATGCAC encodes:
- the LOC124982782 gene encoding early activation antigen CD69-like; protein product: METSSKVTETWVEESENKVEQPKTNQMVGIKRIFKDKTCLRDLSKCPQGWNLIHKHCFLLSEYETTWISGQESCKMHYSTLAKFNFPKEMEYLMQQLKHPSTYWIGLNKLNENKTWKWADGSVYKEWYKIEDNGDCVYIDRRVMNSSKCEKNKKYICSKRSFCL